Below is a window of Pseudoalteromonas undina DNA.
ATCGATTCAGGAAGTTGCTTTAGAGGTTGGCTATAATGACCAAGGGCATTTAACCCGAGTATTTAAAAAAGTATTACGCCAAACACCCAGCGAATACCGTAAAGTCGTGCGACGAAAATTATTTGGTTAAGTTTTAACTAAACCGTGTTCACTTTTGATGGTTAGCAAAGATTGATATAGCCTTGATTAGATTTTTTTATATATATAAATTATAGTATTACGCATGAAGCGTGGTGAAATTAATACAGGGAGATAGCTGATGGATAAACTTACCAATCTGCTTGTCGATCAACAAAGCAACGCATCCATTGAGGCTAAACTAGCTGACTTACTCGCGTTAGTTCGCAAACATTTAGATATGGATGTTGCTTTTATATCTGAATTTATTAACGATGAGCGGGTTTTTAAAGTGGTCGATAATCCCTCTGAAAACCAAATTGTTAAAGTGGGTAATGCCGATCCGATTAATGAAACGTATTGTCAAAAAATCACCGATGACAAGCTTAGTCCTATTATTACTAATACCAACGCAAACCCAATAACCAAGGCTATGCCCGTAACCGAAAAGTTAGGTATAGGCGCCTATATCGGTGTACCTATCAACCTGTCAAACGGTAAATTATACGGTACTTTTTGTTGTTATAAATCACACCATGATGAGAGCTTGAACGATCGCGATTTATCGTTTTTAAATATTATTTCGGAAATAGCGACTGGCTTAATTGAAAAAAACTTATCAAAAAGTATATCGCGTAATCACGCCAAGTCAGCTATTGAGCAAATTATTAGCGATAATGATATTAGTATCTACTTTCAACCTATTTTTAGTTTAAAAAATAATAAAGTTGCAGGTTTTGAATCACTTGCTCGATTTTTTACTACGCCTTATAAAACTCCTGATGTATGGTTTAAAGAAGCAAAAAAGGTTGGCTTAAATGAAGCATTAGAAATGCTAGCCATTAAAAATGCAGTCACCAACATAGCCAAATTTAATAATTCAACTTACATTGCCATTAATTGCTCACCATCGCATATCCTAAGCGGTGCACTTAAAAATACATTACAAAACATTGACTGCACTAGGCTAGTATTAGAAATTACTGAGCATTCGCCAATTTCCGACTACGAAAAAATGCGAGCTGCACTTAGGCCTCTCAGAAACAAAGGCCTTCGCTTGGCTATTGACGATGTAGGCGCAGGCTTTTCGTCATTTCAGCATATTTTAGAGCTTGAAGCCGATATTATTAAATTAGATATCAGCCTCACACAGAATATAAACACTGATGATCGTAAGTTTTTGCTAGCAAAAGCACTGTGTGGGTTTGCAAAAGCAATCGACTGCACCATCGTTGCCGAAGGAATTGAAACTGAAGAAGAACTCAACTCGTTAAGAAAGCTCAATGTAGATAGTGTGCAAGGTTATTTTATTGGCCGCCCCGCAGCAATTAACGATGCACTTAGTTTGTTAAACGCAACTCTACCAGCATAAAAAACGCCACTATTTAGTGGCGTTCGCTATCTGTACCGTCTTTTCGATAATAACGTTTGTGATAACTTTTTACTTTAGCGTGCACACCTTTGCTAAGACTTTTAAACTTAGCTTCGAGCACATCAACACCATATAAAATACCAACCACCAATATAGAAAGCTTAATTGCTGCACCTAGGTTTTCGGTTGCGATCATCACCCCAATAGACGCAAGCACCCAAATAGTAGCCGCTGAGGTAACCCCTACCACGGCACCGTCTTTTGCTAGCATAACGCCTGCGCCTAAAAAGCCAATACCCGTGATTATTTGCCCCACTACACGAGAATGATCAATCACATCTCCTTGTAAGTTAAACGCCGTTGATAAAAACAAATATGTACCTAAGGTTATTAACGCTGATGTGCGAATACCTACGGGTTTGCCGCGCAATTGGCGCTCTATACCAATAATAGCGCCACAAAAAGCAGCGGTGCCGATGGCTGCCCATGAGTAAGGCGCTACGTCGATAAAATCTAAAAATGTCACTTAATATCCTAATCTATTTTACTTTACCAATAGCAACTGCCGTTCTGAGCCTTTGGCTACCAAATGCCGACATTTTACTAAAGTCGCTACGTGCAATTGGTACGTACTGACAATCTATTGCTAGCTGGTTATCTTTTCCAGGCTCGCAAAATGGGTCATGTACGTAAACACAATGTGCATCTAAATGGGTTACACACACCCAGTGCGGTGATTTTTTACCATCAAACCGATACGTACTAATTAACAGCAACACACTAAACCCCTGACTCAACCAGTTTTCTATGTCAGTTAATTCAACATCTTTTTGTGTAACTGAAATATTTGCCGCTGCAATACCCTCAACAAACTGTTGATGAACCGTGGCCAATACTGATTTTTTGTTATCACTGCGAACCCCATCTAAAAATAATGGTTCAGATGTATTAACAATTACCTCACTTGTAAAACCGCGTTTATTTGCAGCCAGTGCCAAGCCAAATGGGTGACAACCGCCATGCCCAGAGGTCATAAAAATCGTGGTGCCTTCACGCCACAAAGCTAATTCATGTGACTGACTCAGCTCTGTGTTTGAGTCAAGAGCAGCCATTGCCATTAATAACGCAGCAGGGCCACAGGTAAACTCGGTGGTTTGCTGATACCATGGCGTTAAACGCTCAACCTGCAACTCACTGGTTTGGCGAATATTTTTTTGCATGCGTAAGGCATCACTGTGATCGTCATAATAATCACTGTATTGACCAAATACGCGATACCCCACACTTTTATAAAGCCCAATGGCGCTGTCGTTATTTACTGCAACTTCTAGGCGCAAATAAATACGTCCACGCTCACTGGTCGCTTTTTCAAGTTCATTGAGTAATTTTTTGGCTATGCCCTTGCCCTGCATTGTTGGTAATACGGCTAACGAATACAAACGCGCTAAACGCGTGCCTTTATGGCACCACACTAAGCCATAGCCACATAGTTGCGCATTTTGCTCAGCAACTAATAAAATCCCATGTTTAGCCCCAAGCCAGCGCTTTAAACTACGCGCACTTAGCTTATCGTTACTAAAGCAAGTATTTTCAAGCGCCACCAACGCCTTTAAGTCAGTGGTTATTGCAGGGCGAATAACTAGCTTGGTCGTCACTGTTACTTTTTCAGCCAAAGCAATAGGCATTAGCCGCGGCCTCGTGCTTCTAACCGCTGTTTAAACTCATCCATTATGATCATGTATAGCTCGTCACCTAAGTAACCATCTTCTACTTTGTGATCAATGCTCGGGTTGTCGTTTACTTCCAATACATACGCACGACCTTGGTGCTCTTTAACATCTACACCGTATAAACCTTTACCCACTGTTTTGCAGGCCTTTAAAGCAGCGTCTAACACAGCTTTTGGTAACTCAAAGGTTGGTAGAGTTTCAAAGCCACCGGAAAAAAACCGTTTTGCGTCATGGTTGTATATTTGCCAATGGTTACGCGCCATTAAATAACGACATGCATAAATAGCACGACCATTAAGTACCCCTACGCGCCAATCGTATTCGGTGTACATGTACTCTTGTGCCAATACCAACGCACTCAGTGCGAATAATTCACTAAGCTTAGCTTCTAATTCATCACGATTAGCAACTTTATAAACGCCTTTTGAAAACGATCCTTCTGGCATTTTTAATACCAGCGGATAAGTAAATGCTGCTTCTAATTGTTCAAGCGTTTGGACTGATTGATCAGCCACAACTAGCGTTTTTAAGCTCGGTACTTTTTGATAATTAAATGCATCATGTAAGTACACTTTGTTACAGCACCGTAAAATAGACTCCGCATCGTCAATCACCACTAAACCAAGGCTTTGCGCTTTACTTGCAAGGCGGTAGGTTGGGTGATCAATCGCTGTTGTTTGACGAATAAACAACGCATCAAATTGGGCAATATTATCTATTTCCTCAAAGCTGAGTGCTTTTGCGTTAATACCATGTTTCGCTGCTGCTTTTATAAAGCGAGCTATTGCATCTTTATCACTTGGCGGTACTTTCTCGTTATGATCAACCAAGATCGCCATATCCCAACGAAAACGGCGTTCTACTTTACCAATACGCCATTGCGTTTGGGTAAACTCATTGAGCTTTTCAATAAACGCAGCATATTGTTGCTCACTTAATGAGGTTAAAGAGCCTTGTTGCAATAAACCTTGCTGATCGACAAATAAAATAGGAGCTGGGTATTGTTTAAATACCGATTTAGCCGCTTTACCTTGTAATTCGTTTAGAGCATTACCAAAATAAACTGCGCCATCAATATGCCCAGTATTTAAAATAGGTGCTTGTCCACTTCTAAGCGCGTTTATTGTTTTAACGCTTGGTAATACTTGGTGTTTGCGGGCTTCTGCAAGCAATGAACAATAATAACCCTTACTCAAGTATTGGCTTGAGTCGCATAAATTAATAATGCGGGTTTTAGGTTCGTTACGTTTGGGGTAATCTCGTAAATAGGTGTCAAATGTAATTACATTTTCAAATGAAAGAGCAACTGCTTGCTCATTGTTATCAACCACAATTAAGGTTTTAAACACGACTTTTCCTAGTTAAGTCAAAATATAAATTATACCTTGGCTAGTTAGCTCAGGTAGTTAAACAGCAAATAGAAACACCTATCGCACTAAGTGCAGCAAATAGCAAATCACTTAATACGATAGGTGCTTTAACGAATATCTACTATAAACGTTAGCGCTTAAATTGCTTAAGCGACATGTGATTTATAAGCCCTTTTTTAAATACACACAAACGAGATATTTTTAGCGTGAAGATAAAAATATTTGATGAACTTTTTTATTGTTAATTTGTGTTTTAAAATAGCCAAAATTTACCACTAAAAGTGATCATTATGTCTCTTCCCGCTTGCCCTAAATGCCAATGTGAATACATTTACGAAGACCAACAGCTGCTTATATGCCCAGAATGTGCTTATGAATGGAACCCAAATAATACAAGCGATGAAGACGCTATTTTGGTAAAAGATGCAAACGGCACTTTACTAGCCGATGGTGACAAAGTAACCGTTGCGAAAGATTTAAAAATTAAAGGCAGTTCTCAGGTTATAAAAATTGGTACTAAAGCTTTGGTAAGACGTGTGCTTGATAAAAAAGATCACCAGCTAGATTGTAAAGTAGATGGCATTGGCGAAATGATGGTAACGGCTAAGTTTGTGAAAAAAGCCTGAAATTACAAAAACTCACTTGTAAAAATTAACACAAAGCAATAACGCTTAACTGCTAATTTTTTAGCTCTTTAGATAGCGCAGCTAATGTTTGATCGTAAGCATTCTGATTAAAGTTACTTGAGTGTGGGTTCATAAAACCATGTAAGTAATCAACATGCTTTACGTTAACATTAGCCTTTGTTGCAAGCTCCACCTGTAATGATTTAACATCAAAGTGCGGCTCATAATGCGGAAAAATGAGTTCAATCTCAAATTGTGGTTGTATATCTGTATGGTGCCTAATTTGCGAGCTGTAAAAACAAATGCCCTTAGCTATCGTTTTAATCGCCGGGTGTGCAGACATTGACCAAATTGCCGATGCGCCAACACTAAAACCAATCAATATGGTGCTGCCAGCGAGTGGTTTAATCGCTTTTTGTAAAATAGCTACATACTCATCAAGGCCTATATGCTGACTAAAATACTCATAGGCCTGCTGTTCACTGTTAAATGCCATATCAACCCCGCCATAGGGATCGACAATAGACTGAGCGTTTAGTTTTTCAGCAAATGCTTTTAAAGCCGCTGTATTACCAAAAATATCACTGACCAATACCAAGTTCATAAACGGCTCATCTTTAATTTTATTCTATAAGTTTTAGGCAATAATTTAACAAAGAGGCCTACGAGATGCTGCGCCTCAGAGTAAGAGACAAATAAATACTACATTCAAAGCACTTCAACCACATCGTAACTATGTTTTAGATCACCGAGTGTTAAACTAACTTCATCATCGACTTGTTTACCTAATAACTGTTGCCCTAATGGTGCGCCAGAGGTAAGTACTTGAATGGTTGTGCCTTTAATATCAACGGTTAATCCACCAGCTGCTGGGCCTAAATAAAACCATTTTTGTGTGCTGGCATCGTCTTCTAAACATACCAATGAGCTTATAACGACAGTGCCTGTAACGGGTTCGTTGTATATGGCTTCAAATAGTTGTATTTCTTTATAGCACTCATTAACTCGCTCTGCATGGCCTTGTGCTAAATAGGCAGCTTCAAGCCCGAGGGTATCGTATTGGGTCTCTGCAATACTTTCTTCATGGGTAGCGGTATCGTGAGCTGTTTGAGCTGCAATTTTAGCAGTGTTTAGTTGCTCATCTAAGGCAAAACGAAGGTGCTCAGTAACATGGGCTTTATTCATTTGGAAAATTCACTCAATTCGGTAAAAATAATTTTGCCATTTTAGCATTGTTGCTACATCGAACACTATCCCTTTGCTGTGTAACAACAATGCTAATATTTAAGGCTATGGCATATCCATTAATGCCTGCGTTTGCTGATCCACTTGCTTATCGTAGTTTTTAGCACTTAACCCAAGTAGCTCAGGTAATGTAGCAGCAATACAAATAGACGACAGCGTGCCTACGACTATTCCTGCAAACAAAGCAATGGCAAACCCCTGCAGCGGCGCGCCAGCTAACAGCCAAACACTTGCCACTGTTGCGAGCGTAGTTCCTGAGGTAATAAGCGTACGAGTTAAGGTGCTTTTAATAGCACTGTTGATAATACGACTTGGTTTTAGCGAAATATTTGTTGGTATGCGTAATAGCTCGCGTACTCTATCGCCCACTATTATTGAGTCATTTAGGGAGTAGCCAATAATTGCCAATAAACTGGCTAAAACGGTTAGGTTAAACTCTATTTGTAACCACGAAAATAAGCCAACCACCAGCACTAAATCATGTAATAAAGCCACCACAGAGCCTAATGCTAAACGCCACTCAAACCGAACAGCTAAATAAATCATTACCGCTACCATCGCAGCAAATAAGGCTAAGCAGCCTTGCTCAAATAATTCATCACCCACTTGAGAGCCAATATAAGCCGATGATAAAACCTCAGCGTTTATATCTGGGTTTTGGCTAATCGCGGTTTTCCAAGCATCATTATTAGCTTCCTCACTTGGCGCTTGCGTTAATTGAAAATGATTATTGCCCTGTGCTGTAAGTTCAAATTCACCTTGATGGTTTTTAGCAATAAATTGCTCAAGCTGTTTTAGTTCAACACCTTGGCTGGTGGTAAATTCTGTTAAATAACCACCCGTAAAATCAAGGCCAAAATTAAGCCCTTTTTGTGCAATGGTGAATACTGATAACAACACAAATATGGCACTTATAAGCAAGCCTGTATAACGCATACGTGACCCTGTCTCACATTTTAAAAAAGTGTTAAGCATGCGCGTTTACTCCTGCTTTTTTGCCCAGCTTTAAATATAAGCTTTGGCTTAAATATTTCGATACATACACACCAGTAAACACCGATGTAATAAGACCAAGCGCCAGCGTTATCGCAAAGCCTTTTACTGGGCCATATCCTATGCCATATAAAATAATCGCGGTGATCATGGTGGTAATATTGGCATCAAATATAGTATTAGCAGCCTGTTTATAACCCTCTTGGATTGCTTGATACGGGGGGCGACCTTTGCGACGCTCTTCTTTTATGCGTTCAAATATAATCACGTTAGTATCAACCGCCATTCCTATAGTTAATACTAAGCCTGCTATCCCTGGAAGAGTTAAAACCACCCCAGGTAATAACGACATTAGCCCCACTAAAGAGGTTAAGTTTAAAATTAACGCAACATTTGCAATAAGCCCTAAACGGCGGTACCACAGTGCCATAAACGCAAGTGTTAAACCCATGCCTAACATTAACGCTGCTAATCCATTATTAATATTGTCTTGGCCAATGCTTGGGCCAATAGTTTGCTCATGCACTATCGTTACAGGCGCAGTAAGTGATCCTGCGCGTAGTAGTAGCGCTAAATCGGCAGCGGCTTGTTGGCTCTGCATATTGGTTATACTAAACCGCGAGCTTAAATGCTGGGCAATGTTCGCCACATTAATGACTTCGCTTTTTTTAACCACTTCACCTTTAGCATTTTGTGAATACTCTGAATAGAGCGTTGCCATAGGTTTACCTATATTCGCCTTTGAAAAAGCCGACATAGCATCGCCACCTTGGCCATCTAAGCTCAGTTGTACCAAAGGTTTACCCCAGTCATCACGGCCTATATTAGCGTTATTAATATGCTCACCGGTAAATATAGGTACAGGGTCGAGCTTAATAGTCCCTCCCGATTGCAAATTAAACGTTTGCCCGCCTCTCTCTTTAAGTTGATAAAACCCCAATGACGCGGTTGCACCAATTATGCGTTTTGCTTCAGCTGGATCTTGCACGCCAGGTAGCTCAATACGAATGCGCTGCTTACCTTGGCGCTGTGTAACGGCCTCAGTTATACCGAGCTCTTCTATGCGTGAGCGAAGTGTGGTGAGTGTTTGGCTCATCACTTCTTTATCAAATGCGCTGCGCCCTTGCTCAGAATAGCTAATTTTAACGACCTGTAAGTTGCCATTAGTTGATGTGGTTGTAGTGAGGTTTTCAAAACGGCTTTTAAGCTCTTTTATGACAACTATTAGCTTATCACCAGCATTCTCAAGCGCACTTATTTCAAAGCCCTGATTAGTCTGCTTCGCTTTAACGCCATAGGCTTTTTGTTTAACAATAATAGCTTTTGTTTGTTGATATGCACTGAGTAATTGCTCATCAACCGCTTTTTCTAAATCAACATCAAGTACAAACAATACCCCGCCGTTTAAATCAAGACCCAGCTTTATGGGCGATAAGCCAAACTCTTGTAACCAAATAGGGCTGGTTGCATGTTCAACAATTTTAACTTGTGTGTTTGGAAAGTTTGATTTTAAAGCCGCCTGAGCTTGGGCACTTTGCGTTGGTGTATTTAAAAGTACATTAATATTTGCTTGGTCTTTTAAACTTTCACTCACTTCAAAACCTTGGCTATTTAAAAAGCTAACTAGGTTTTCAGTACTTGGCATTACTTGCGTTTTAACATCAGAAGCTGCACTAATATGCAACCATGACTTATTCGGATATAAATTAGGTAAGGCGCTTATTGCTAGTAACACTAATACAATCAGCATGGCTACATAGCTCAATTTAAACTTAGCCTTAAATGGCTTTTTCTCTTTTTTTAGACTTAACATAGTTATTCCTTATTACTAGGCATAGCCCAGTAACGTACCTATTAGGCACAATTAATCTGCAGGTCAAAACG
It encodes the following:
- a CDS encoding GNAT family N-acetyltransferase/peptidase C39 family protein — protein: MPIALAEKVTVTTKLVIRPAITTDLKALVALENTCFSNDKLSARSLKRWLGAKHGILLVAEQNAQLCGYGLVWCHKGTRLARLYSLAVLPTMQGKGIAKKLLNELEKATSERGRIYLRLEVAVNNDSAIGLYKSVGYRVFGQYSDYYDDHSDALRMQKNIRQTSELQVERLTPWYQQTTEFTCGPAALLMAMAALDSNTELSQSHELALWREGTTIFMTSGHGGCHPFGLALAANKRGFTSEVIVNTSEPLFLDGVRSDNKKSVLATVHQQFVEGIAAANISVTQKDVELTDIENWLSQGFSVLLLISTYRFDGKKSPHWVCVTHLDAHCVYVHDPFCEPGKDNQLAIDCQYVPIARSDFSKMSAFGSQRLRTAVAIGKVK
- a CDS encoding zinc ribbon domain-containing protein YjdM yields the protein MSLPACPKCQCEYIYEDQQLLICPECAYEWNPNNTSDEDAILVKDANGTLLADGDKVTVAKDLKIKGSSQVIKIGTKALVRRVLDKKDHQLDCKVDGIGEMMVTAKFVKKA
- a CDS encoding GreA/GreB family elongation factor, with the protein product MNKAHVTEHLRFALDEQLNTAKIAAQTAHDTATHEESIAETQYDTLGLEAAYLAQGHAERVNECYKEIQLFEAIYNEPVTGTVVISSLVCLEDDASTQKWFYLGPAAGGLTVDIKGTTIQVLTSGAPLGQQLLGKQVDDEVSLTLGDLKHSYDVVEVL
- a CDS encoding RimK family protein, with amino-acid sequence MFKTLIVVDNNEQAVALSFENVITFDTYLRDYPKRNEPKTRIINLCDSSQYLSKGYYCSLLAEARKHQVLPSVKTINALRSGQAPILNTGHIDGAVYFGNALNELQGKAAKSVFKQYPAPILFVDQQGLLQQGSLTSLSEQQYAAFIEKLNEFTQTQWRIGKVERRFRWDMAILVDHNEKVPPSDKDAIARFIKAAAKHGINAKALSFEEIDNIAQFDALFIRQTTAIDHPTYRLASKAQSLGLVVIDDAESILRCCNKVYLHDAFNYQKVPSLKTLVVADQSVQTLEQLEAAFTYPLVLKMPEGSFSKGVYKVANRDELEAKLSELFALSALVLAQEYMYTEYDWRVGVLNGRAIYACRYLMARNHWQIYNHDAKRFFSGGFETLPTFELPKAVLDAALKACKTVGKGLYGVDVKEHQGRAYVLEVNDNPSIDHKVEDGYLGDELYMIIMDEFKQRLEARGRG
- a CDS encoding MgtC/SapB family protein, with the translated sequence MTFLDFIDVAPYSWAAIGTAAFCGAIIGIERQLRGKPVGIRTSALITLGTYLFLSTAFNLQGDVIDHSRVVGQIITGIGFLGAGVMLAKDGAVVGVTSAATIWVLASIGVMIATENLGAAIKLSILVVGILYGVDVLEAKFKSLSKGVHAKVKSYHKRYYRKDGTDSERH
- a CDS encoding sensor domain-containing phosphodiesterase produces the protein MDKLTNLLVDQQSNASIEAKLADLLALVRKHLDMDVAFISEFINDERVFKVVDNPSENQIVKVGNADPINETYCQKITDDKLSPIITNTNANPITKAMPVTEKLGIGAYIGVPINLSNGKLYGTFCCYKSHHDESLNDRDLSFLNIISEIATGLIEKNLSKSISRNHAKSAIEQIISDNDISIYFQPIFSLKNNKVAGFESLARFFTTPYKTPDVWFKEAKKVGLNEALEMLAIKNAVTNIAKFNNSTYIAINCSPSHILSGALKNTLQNIDCTRLVLEITEHSPISDYEKMRAALRPLRNKGLRLAIDDVGAGFSSFQHILELEADIIKLDISLTQNINTDDRKFLLAKALCGFAKAIDCTIVAEGIETEEELNSLRKLNVDSVQGYFIGRPAAINDALSLLNATLPA
- the secF gene encoding protein translocase subunit SecF; this encodes MLNTFLKCETGSRMRYTGLLISAIFVLLSVFTIAQKGLNFGLDFTGGYLTEFTTSQGVELKQLEQFIAKNHQGEFELTAQGNNHFQLTQAPSEEANNDAWKTAISQNPDINAEVLSSAYIGSQVGDELFEQGCLALFAAMVAVMIYLAVRFEWRLALGSVVALLHDLVLVVGLFSWLQIEFNLTVLASLLAIIGYSLNDSIIVGDRVRELLRIPTNISLKPSRIINSAIKSTLTRTLITSGTTLATVASVWLLAGAPLQGFAIALFAGIVVGTLSSICIAATLPELLGLSAKNYDKQVDQQTQALMDMP
- the secD gene encoding protein translocase subunit SecD, with the translated sequence MLSLKKEKKPFKAKFKLSYVAMLIVLVLLAISALPNLYPNKSWLHISAASDVKTQVMPSTENLVSFLNSQGFEVSESLKDQANINVLLNTPTQSAQAQAALKSNFPNTQVKIVEHATSPIWLQEFGLSPIKLGLDLNGGVLFVLDVDLEKAVDEQLLSAYQQTKAIIVKQKAYGVKAKQTNQGFEISALENAGDKLIVVIKELKSRFENLTTTTSTNGNLQVVKISYSEQGRSAFDKEVMSQTLTTLRSRIEELGITEAVTQRQGKQRIRIELPGVQDPAEAKRIIGATASLGFYQLKERGGQTFNLQSGGTIKLDPVPIFTGEHINNANIGRDDWGKPLVQLSLDGQGGDAMSAFSKANIGKPMATLYSEYSQNAKGEVVKKSEVINVANIAQHLSSRFSITNMQSQQAAADLALLLRAGSLTAPVTIVHEQTIGPSIGQDNINNGLAALMLGMGLTLAFMALWYRRLGLIANVALILNLTSLVGLMSLLPGVVLTLPGIAGLVLTIGMAVDTNVIIFERIKEERRKGRPPYQAIQEGYKQAANTIFDANITTMITAIILYGIGYGPVKGFAITLALGLITSVFTGVYVSKYLSQSLYLKLGKKAGVNAHA